Proteins from a genomic interval of Providencia stuartii:
- a CDS encoding PAAR domain-containing protein — MQQIIRKGDKTTHGGTVLTGSDTMKFGGIGVARKGDQVSCPKKGHGPTTIIEGNPNYLDNGIPVAFQGHKCGCGCTLISSFSPAKVG, encoded by the coding sequence ATGCAACAAATTATTCGTAAAGGGGATAAAACCACCCACGGTGGCACCGTGCTAACGGGCTCTGACACCATGAAATTCGGGGGCATTGGGGTGGCACGCAAAGGCGATCAGGTTTCTTGCCCGAAAAAAGGTCATGGTCCCACGACCATCATTGAAGGGAACCCTAACTACCTCGATAACGGGATACCTGTCGCTTTTCAGGGGCATAAATGCGGTTGCGGCTGCACCTTAATCAGCTCCTTTTCCCCTGCCAAGGTAGGCTGA
- a CDS encoding DUF2345 domain-containing protein encodes MEDKRQEEHIKLATEYGKTQLNLGHLVNAQREQRGAGFELRTDEHGAIRAGKGVFISADEQSKAQGDVLDMTQAAQQIQQANQQMQTLSQTAEKASALAADVQSQIDLLDSRLQQLQSAVLLASAPQGIALTSGEHLQLNSLGNTMVNAGQHLDMGAMQNLSVAVEKALGLFAHKEEVKIIANQGAVEISAQHNTMELFAQQQITITSSEDEIVISTPQTLTLNGGGSYLKLSGQGVEHGSSGDYIIKAANYLVPGSGSDIACETLQFDVTDIEIQKLVTKHPLHD; translated from the coding sequence ATGGAAGATAAGCGTCAGGAAGAACATATCAAACTGGCGACGGAGTATGGCAAGACCCAACTCAATCTAGGTCACTTGGTTAATGCGCAGCGAGAACAGCGCGGAGCAGGGTTTGAATTACGTACTGACGAACACGGTGCAATCCGCGCAGGAAAAGGGGTGTTTATCAGTGCAGATGAGCAATCAAAAGCTCAAGGGGATGTACTGGACATGACCCAAGCGGCGCAGCAAATCCAGCAAGCTAACCAACAGATGCAAACATTGTCTCAAACAGCGGAAAAAGCGAGTGCACTCGCCGCAGATGTTCAATCGCAAATCGACCTCTTAGATTCTCGTTTACAGCAGTTACAATCCGCCGTGTTACTTGCCAGTGCGCCGCAAGGAATTGCATTAACGTCTGGTGAACACCTTCAATTAAATAGTTTAGGTAACACGATGGTTAACGCAGGGCAGCATCTTGATATGGGCGCGATGCAAAACTTATCCGTCGCTGTTGAAAAAGCATTAGGGTTATTTGCACACAAAGAAGAAGTGAAAATCATTGCAAACCAAGGCGCTGTGGAAATTAGTGCCCAACACAATACGATGGAGTTGTTTGCCCAGCAGCAAATCACCATCACCAGCAGCGAAGATGAAATTGTGATATCGACACCGCAAACCCTGACCCTTAACGGCGGCGGCTCATACCTAAAATTGAGCGGACAAGGTGTTGAACATGGTTCATCAGGCGATTACATCATCAAAGCCGCGAATTACCTTGTTCCAGGATCTGGAAGCGATATCGCATGTGAAACATTGCAGTTTGATGTGACGGACATTGAAATACAGAAGTTAGTGACAAAGCACCCATTGCATGATTAA
- a CDS encoding ImcF-related family protein yields MSKVKVKTLMGTTAVVLIFLIIIVAFLFYAFPESMASSLGLGPYEGDRILTVSCLVAVFVLLLGWITEKLFMLSGKSGLYVQWGKNKQQQLSKNASVIGFDDEQGEAVIDANAIQDHLRLRYGRFWRRKVKLLLVQGQDAEIEFATPGLKQEGWQEQDGVVLFYGGAPEQSLSDEYLSSIQAVSPTRPLDGCVLVFDLPSLPTQVERDNVLRRHQQLSSSLGWRVPVWLWLIEKSLWKEESGTSSPIGAVFQSRATPEQAVADLTDLVTPLRDAGMEVLLQSPQQSWLLRISEQLQKQLQSQLGALLQHIMAGHASLQVQGVILSAEQRFPHRQSNALGSSSVWQTFFNTASGLKAKKLGWNARQAAQVTILTLLLLWCAGAITSFIVNQTAIRHAEETARIAADKQVPLGERLKNQYVLQEDIARLQYRKTHGAPWYTRFGLNQDSQTLARLWPLYTQNHQALMKAATMDELKMQLAAYVALPPASSAREQNTQLAYNALKLYLMLASTDHVDTTWLTQNLLTIWPERSGVSKGEWQHLAPSLFQFWADNLPKHSELSLKPDMTLVNTTRKILLKQIGQQNAEAGLYQEVLKQVASNWPDLTLMDMVGDTDAQLLFSTDEIVPGVFTRQAWEEQVKAAIDEVVNKRRNEIDWVLTDKTQAVDNEVSPEALKARLTERYFVDFGNSWLNMINSIQWHQADSLSEVIAQLNVLADVRQSPLVALMNTLAWQGKTGQKTEALADNIVDSAVKLLDKKKHVKQFIEQNQAPKGPLDDVFGPILEMMDGKDGTGKNGNLSFQSWLARVTQVRLKLQQVSNASDPQAMAKMLAQTVFQGKTIDLTDTLDYSNLVAASLGQEWNSFGQSLFVQPLEQAWRQILSPAADNLNTRWQTTIVAQWNKAFAGRYPFNATGSDASLPLLAQFLRSDSGRIDQFIKSNLGGIVHKEGNRWVVDPSMSQGLTINPEFLKAINQLADIADIVFAQGDANIRFELMARPSKGVAQVQLVLDGQKLDYFNQMESWKSFIWPGESYYPGVTLNWQSVRSGMQIYANYQGNWGLIRLLEQAEVTQLDSSRYQLVWRTKGGGTLRFILRSELDSGPLALLKLQQFRLPNNIFLNTSDVVGDLVDPR; encoded by the coding sequence ATGTCTAAGGTGAAAGTAAAAACATTGATGGGTACCACCGCCGTCGTGTTGATTTTTTTAATTATCATTGTGGCTTTCTTATTTTACGCTTTTCCTGAATCGATGGCGTCATCCCTCGGATTAGGCCCTTATGAGGGCGATCGCATTTTAACCGTGAGTTGTTTGGTCGCTGTATTCGTTCTGCTATTGGGCTGGATCACCGAAAAGCTGTTTATGCTCTCTGGAAAATCCGGGCTGTATGTTCAATGGGGTAAAAATAAGCAACAGCAATTATCAAAAAATGCCTCCGTGATTGGATTCGATGACGAGCAGGGTGAGGCGGTCATTGATGCCAATGCGATACAAGATCACCTTCGATTACGCTATGGGCGCTTTTGGCGACGCAAGGTCAAATTATTGTTGGTTCAAGGGCAAGATGCGGAGATTGAATTCGCGACCCCTGGATTAAAGCAAGAGGGTTGGCAAGAACAGGATGGCGTGGTGTTATTTTACGGTGGAGCACCAGAACAAAGTTTAAGTGATGAGTATCTTTCATCAATCCAAGCCGTGAGCCCAACGCGTCCATTAGATGGTTGTGTTCTTGTGTTTGACTTACCATCTCTGCCTACGCAGGTTGAGCGAGATAATGTTTTACGCCGCCATCAACAGCTGTCTTCATCGCTGGGTTGGCGTGTGCCCGTTTGGTTATGGTTAATTGAAAAGTCGCTATGGAAGGAAGAAAGTGGCACATCATCGCCCATTGGTGCTGTTTTTCAGTCAAGGGCAACACCTGAACAGGCCGTCGCAGATTTAACTGACTTAGTCACACCTTTGCGGGACGCGGGCATGGAAGTGCTATTGCAATCACCTCAGCAGAGTTGGCTATTGCGTATCAGTGAGCAGTTACAAAAACAACTCCAATCTCAATTGGGAGCATTACTCCAACACATCATGGCAGGGCATGCTTCATTACAGGTTCAAGGGGTGATCCTCAGCGCGGAGCAACGCTTTCCTCACCGCCAGAGTAATGCGCTTGGGAGTTCATCCGTCTGGCAAACCTTCTTCAATACCGCATCCGGCCTCAAAGCCAAAAAATTAGGTTGGAATGCAAGGCAAGCCGCTCAGGTTACCATCCTCACCTTATTATTGTTGTGGTGTGCAGGCGCAATCACGTCATTCATCGTGAACCAAACCGCTATTCGGCATGCAGAAGAAACCGCTCGCATTGCCGCAGATAAACAAGTTCCACTCGGGGAGCGTTTGAAAAATCAGTATGTGCTTCAAGAAGACATTGCCCGTCTGCAATACCGTAAAACGCATGGGGCACCGTGGTACACCCGTTTTGGGTTAAATCAAGACAGCCAAACTTTAGCAAGGCTCTGGCCGCTATATACACAAAATCATCAAGCGTTAATGAAAGCCGCGACGATGGATGAGCTAAAAATGCAATTAGCGGCGTATGTCGCATTACCGCCAGCGAGCAGTGCACGGGAACAAAATACACAGCTAGCCTACAACGCCTTGAAACTCTATCTGATGTTAGCTTCAACCGACCACGTTGATACCACTTGGCTCACACAAAATCTCTTGACGATTTGGCCTGAACGTAGTGGCGTTTCGAAAGGGGAATGGCAACATCTCGCCCCATCGCTATTTCAGTTCTGGGCAGACAATCTTCCTAAGCATTCTGAACTGTCTCTCAAACCCGACATGACCTTGGTAAACACCACGCGTAAGATTTTGTTAAAACAAATCGGTCAACAAAATGCGGAAGCGGGTCTGTATCAAGAAGTCTTAAAACAAGTTGCCAGCAATTGGCCCGATTTAACCTTAATGGACATGGTGGGTGATACCGATGCACAACTGTTATTTAGCACCGATGAAATAGTCCCTGGCGTGTTTACCCGGCAGGCGTGGGAAGAGCAAGTCAAAGCCGCCATTGATGAGGTCGTCAATAAACGCCGTAATGAAATCGACTGGGTATTAACCGATAAGACCCAAGCGGTGGATAACGAGGTCTCACCCGAAGCTTTAAAAGCCCGACTCACAGAGCGCTATTTCGTGGACTTCGGTAACAGTTGGCTCAATATGATCAACAGCATTCAATGGCACCAAGCGGATTCGTTATCGGAAGTGATTGCGCAGCTGAATGTGTTAGCTGATGTACGCCAATCCCCACTGGTGGCGTTAATGAACACCTTAGCGTGGCAAGGTAAGACGGGGCAAAAAACCGAGGCGCTTGCCGATAATATTGTGGATTCTGCGGTGAAATTGCTAGACAAGAAAAAGCACGTTAAGCAATTTATTGAACAAAACCAAGCGCCTAAAGGCCCGCTGGATGACGTATTTGGTCCGATCCTGGAGATGATGGACGGTAAGGATGGTACCGGGAAAAATGGCAATCTCAGTTTCCAATCGTGGCTGGCTCGTGTCACCCAAGTCCGTCTGAAATTACAGCAAGTGAGTAATGCGTCAGATCCGCAAGCGATGGCAAAAATGTTAGCGCAAACGGTTTTTCAAGGTAAAACTATCGATTTAACTGACACCTTGGATTACAGCAACTTAGTGGCAGCCAGTTTAGGGCAAGAATGGAACAGCTTTGGGCAGTCTCTGTTTGTGCAGCCGTTAGAACAAGCGTGGCGACAAATCTTATCGCCAGCTGCGGATAACCTTAATACCCGCTGGCAAACCACCATCGTGGCACAATGGAACAAAGCTTTTGCAGGGCGTTATCCGTTCAACGCGACAGGGAGTGATGCGTCATTACCGTTACTTGCCCAATTCTTACGTAGTGATTCAGGGAGAATAGATCAATTCATCAAAAGCAATCTGGGGGGCATTGTCCATAAAGAAGGCAATCGCTGGGTGGTAGACCCGTCGATGAGCCAAGGCTTAACCATCAACCCGGAATTCCTCAAAGCCATTAATCAGTTGGCGGATATCGCTGACATTGTGTTTGCACAAGGTGATGCCAATATTCGATTTGAATTGATGGCGAGACCGTCCAAAGGTGTCGCTCAAGTTCAGCTGGTTCTTGATGGTCAAAAACTGGATTACTTCAACCAAATGGAAAGTTGGAAAAGTTTTATCTGGCCGGGGGAAAGCTATTATCCGGGCGTGACGCTCAATTGGCAAAGTGTGCGTTCGGGAATGCAAATCTACGCAAACTATCAAGGTAATTGGGGATTGATACGCTTATTAGAGCAAGCCGAAGTTACACAACTCGACAGTAGCCGTTATCAGTTGGTGTGGCGCACGAAAGGGGGCGGAACATTACGATTTATTTTACGCAGTGAACTCGACAGTGGTCCACTGGCCTTGTTAAAACTCCAGCAGTTCCGCTTGCCTAATAATATCTTTCTGAATACCTCCGATGTTGTGGGTGACCTTGTTGACCCACGTTGA
- the tssF gene encoding type VI secretion system baseplate subunit TssF, which produces MDDLTLRYYEAELRYLKEAGKEFANAHPDRAAMLNLDKPGANDPYVERLFEGFAFLMGRLREKLDDDLPELTEGLVSLLWPHYLRTIPSLSIVEFAPEWQHLRQAECLPAGFGVISRPISAQRTRCQYRTTQDVLLRPLSIANAKLQTEPNGRSTICLRFACPEKVDWSKTYLDSLPIFLSADAPISSALHLAMTRQVHGMYLRHAETGEERIPFDGWFKPMGFTDDDHLWPKGDTAFSGYQLLLEYFSFRHKFMFLALQGLEKAKFTETTTWFEIDIVLNEIWSADLPFETENFRLHCAPVINLFPLEGDPLTVNPLENEYLLRPLRLQDGHTEIYSVDSIHGSIKNGKPKYVPFSSFRHRGGMMRHDAPERYFHTRIKRGPSGLYDTWLILGGKEFELAQLAEKPELLSIRLTGTNGQLPRKALESTVLDSVLKAGKVPVTVRNLTAPTIPLYPPANDRFHWRVMSHLGSNFLSMMDNPEVLRGTLALYDWTDDEMNRRRLEAIVGVKHTLIRRFEQGYMMRGVDIEITLNGNNFAGEGDINLFGEMLQRFFSLYAYIHLFNQLTLVIQPTGKRLRWKENHSQHVPG; this is translated from the coding sequence ATGGATGATTTGACGCTACGCTATTACGAAGCTGAATTACGTTACCTGAAAGAAGCGGGTAAAGAATTTGCCAATGCACACCCTGATAGAGCGGCGATGCTCAACTTAGATAAACCCGGTGCGAACGACCCGTATGTCGAACGTTTATTTGAGGGGTTTGCCTTTTTGATGGGGCGCTTACGGGAAAAACTGGATGATGACCTGCCTGAGCTGACAGAAGGACTGGTGAGCTTACTGTGGCCCCATTATTTGCGCACCATCCCATCACTGTCTATTGTTGAATTTGCGCCAGAGTGGCAACATTTACGCCAAGCTGAATGCCTACCTGCGGGGTTTGGCGTGATTTCAAGACCCATCAGCGCCCAGCGCACGCGTTGCCAGTACCGCACCACGCAAGATGTGTTATTACGCCCACTTTCCATTGCCAACGCCAAGTTACAGACCGAACCAAATGGGCGTTCCACCATTTGCTTACGCTTTGCCTGCCCTGAAAAAGTGGATTGGTCGAAGACTTACCTTGATAGCCTACCGATTTTTCTCAGTGCAGATGCGCCGATCAGTTCCGCATTACACCTTGCGATGACGCGCCAAGTGCATGGCATGTACCTTCGCCATGCAGAAACAGGCGAAGAACGTATTCCCTTTGACGGTTGGTTTAAACCGATGGGGTTTACCGATGACGACCATTTATGGCCGAAAGGGGATACGGCCTTTAGTGGGTATCAGCTGTTGCTGGAATACTTTAGTTTTCGCCATAAATTTATGTTTTTGGCGTTACAGGGATTAGAGAAAGCCAAGTTTACGGAAACGACGACCTGGTTTGAAATTGATATCGTGCTCAATGAAATCTGGTCCGCAGATTTACCTTTTGAAACGGAGAACTTCCGGTTGCATTGTGCGCCGGTCATCAATCTTTTTCCGTTGGAAGGTGATCCGTTAACCGTCAATCCACTGGAGAATGAATACCTGCTTCGTCCCCTGCGATTACAAGACGGCCATACCGAAATTTACAGCGTAGACAGCATTCACGGTTCAATTAAAAATGGTAAACCGAAATACGTGCCATTTAGCAGTTTTCGTCATCGTGGGGGCATGATGCGCCATGATGCCCCTGAACGCTATTTTCATACCCGCATTAAACGTGGGCCCTCCGGTCTTTACGATACGTGGCTGATTTTAGGCGGTAAAGAATTTGAACTGGCTCAGCTTGCCGAAAAGCCTGAGCTATTATCCATTCGTTTAACTGGCACCAATGGGCAACTCCCCCGTAAAGCCCTTGAAAGCACAGTGCTAGATAGCGTATTAAAAGCGGGTAAAGTGCCAGTGACAGTCCGCAATCTTACCGCACCGACCATTCCGTTATATCCGCCTGCGAACGACCGTTTTCACTGGCGAGTGATGAGCCATCTGGGATCTAACTTTTTAAGCATGATGGATAACCCGGAAGTGCTTCGCGGCACTTTGGCCCTATATGATTGGACCGATGATGAAATGAATCGTCGCCGACTGGAAGCCATTGTCGGGGTGAAACACACGTTGATACGCCGTTTCGAACAAGGCTACATGATGCGCGGGGTCGATATTGAAATCACGCTAAACGGCAATAACTTCGCAGGTGAGGGGGATATCAATTTATTTGGCGAAATGCTTCAGCGCTTTTTTTCGCTGTATGCGTATATCCACCTGTTTAACCAATTAACCCTTGTTATTCAACCCACAGGAAAGCGCCTGAGATGGAAAGAGAATCACAGTCAACACGTACCCGGCTGA